One Desulfomicrobium apsheronum genomic window carries:
- a CDS encoding phage major capsid protein: MNYSDIIAQQTGILDECRELQARDDFSDADQRKFDSLMSKANLLAKQAANYRRLNGLSDPADAMAVANSANNFDGHVSIVSQPSVYKNLGEQLMDVVALTTGNDLRAKSAAAERYQKVMNAASGANTGIDSDGGYLVETDKAADIMTTAIETGVLASRCTRQPIGANSDGFSYLAADDRDRSDGKINGISIYRKGEADEMLAGGKAKLKDRELRLEDMYGLVYVTGRMLRDAAAMGAYVKRNLRQQLAFKLDKEIWSGNGAGECLGIINSDLPVSVAKETSQAAGTIVAENVVKMLGRFRGDLTKAAWYVNQDCLPQLPLLKIADQPIYALDFRKFPLGGLFGLPVVPTEFCSTIGSKWDIMLGDFSEYMLIEKGGVEEAESIHVRFLHDEVAFRFITRNNGQPIHDAPIIPLNGSNTLSPFVTLDERAE, encoded by the coding sequence ATGAATTACAGTGACATCATTGCCCAACAGACCGGAATCCTCGACGAGTGCCGCGAGTTGCAGGCCCGGGACGATTTTTCCGATGCCGACCAGCGCAAGTTCGACAGCCTTATGTCGAAGGCCAATTTGCTTGCCAAGCAGGCGGCCAACTATCGTCGGCTGAATGGTCTCTCCGACCCCGCCGACGCCATGGCCGTGGCCAACAGCGCCAACAACTTTGACGGGCACGTCAGCATCGTCTCTCAGCCGAGCGTCTACAAGAACCTTGGCGAACAGCTCATGGACGTTGTGGCCTTGACCACGGGGAACGACCTTCGGGCCAAGAGCGCAGCGGCCGAACGCTATCAGAAGGTCATGAACGCGGCCTCCGGTGCCAACACTGGCATTGATTCCGATGGTGGCTATTTGGTCGAAACCGACAAGGCCGCTGACATCATGACCACGGCGATAGAAACCGGCGTTCTGGCTTCTCGTTGCACCCGGCAGCCGATTGGCGCGAATTCCGACGGATTTTCCTACCTGGCCGCCGATGATCGCGACCGTTCCGACGGCAAAATCAACGGGATCTCGATTTATCGCAAGGGCGAAGCGGACGAAATGCTGGCCGGTGGCAAGGCCAAGCTCAAGGATCGCGAACTGCGCTTGGAAGACATGTATGGCCTGGTCTATGTGACTGGCCGGATGCTCCGGGACGCGGCGGCCATGGGTGCCTATGTGAAGCGAAATTTGAGGCAGCAGCTCGCGTTCAAGCTGGATAAGGAAATCTGGTCCGGCAACGGCGCGGGTGAATGTCTCGGAATCATCAACTCCGACTTGCCCGTTTCCGTGGCCAAGGAGACCAGCCAGGCCGCCGGAACCATCGTGGCGGAAAACGTCGTCAAGATGCTTGGCCGGTTCCGTGGCGATCTGACAAAAGCCGCGTGGTATGTGAACCAGGACTGTTTGCCGCAACTGCCTTTGCTGAAGATCGCAGATCAGCCCATCTACGCCCTCGACTTCCGGAAGTTCCCCCTCGGTGGCCTGTTTGGCCTGCCCGTCGTGCCCACTGAGTTCTGCTCCACCATCGGCTCGAAGTGGGACATTATGCTGGGTGACTTCAGCGAGTACATGTTGATCGAAAAGGGTGGAGTCGAAGAGGCGGAAAGCATTCATGTGCGTTTCCTGCACGATGAAGTGGCCTTCCGGTTCATTACCCGGAACAACGGCCAGCCGATCCACGACGCGCCCATCATTCCGCTGAACGGCAGCAACACTCTCTCCCCGTTCGTGACCTTGGACGAACGCGCCGAGTGA
- a CDS encoding class I SAM-dependent methyltransferase: MPTTDYYEINARAYFERTNRIDPAPILTPLLRHLRAGSTILDIGCGSGRDLKWLKGKGFKPSGLERSPTLAIMASEHSDCPVSIADLFEYQPPIHYDCILLIGTLVHLAKPEFPQALRSVMRMLKAGGIMLLSMKAWGGSEKSEDGRVFQLWSDSELRREFGRQELTILEHTRSRSLLGNRDVWLGYILKSGQ; the protein is encoded by the coding sequence TTGCCCACGACCGACTACTACGAGATCAACGCCCGGGCCTACTTCGAACGCACCAACCGCATCGATCCGGCTCCCATCCTCACTCCCCTGCTGCGCCATTTGCGCGCGGGCAGCACGATCCTCGACATCGGCTGCGGCTCGGGGCGTGACCTCAAGTGGCTCAAGGGCAAGGGCTTCAAGCCATCGGGGCTGGAGCGCTCCCCGACCCTGGCCATCATGGCCAGCGAGCATTCGGACTGTCCGGTCTCCATCGCGGACCTGTTCGAATACCAGCCCCCCATCCATTACGACTGCATCCTGCTCATCGGCACGCTGGTCCACCTCGCCAAGCCCGAGTTCCCGCAGGCGCTGCGCAGCGTCATGCGCATGCTGAAAGCCGGAGGGATCATGCTTCTGAGCATGAAGGCCTGGGGCGGAAGCGAAAAGAGCGAGGACGGGCGGGTTTTCCAGCTCTGGTCGGATTCGGAGTTGCGGCGGGAGTTCGGACGGCAGGAACTGACCATTCTTGAACATACGCGCAGCCGTTCCCTGCTGGGCAACCGCGACGTCTGGCTCGGATATATCCTTAAATCCGGCCAATGA
- a CDS encoding head maturation protease, ClpP-related yields MSAMHISARELLAKAESEARERVKAGKPVQLSPSPVFNAAKSEATLYLYDAIGAWYGIDPREWVPAFAAITAKTIHLRINSPGGAVLDAEAMRVAIAQHPSKVIAHIDGLCASAATGLAIAANEVEMASGGAFMIHNAWGICAGGEQEMLDYAALLRQTTGNIVATYQRRTGKPAAQIRKWMDAETWFTAEEAKSHGFVDRIFTPGQASNAADPGKAKRARALALAEISLKQI; encoded by the coding sequence ATGAGTGCCATGCACATTTCCGCGCGTGAGCTGCTGGCCAAGGCCGAGTCCGAAGCCAGGGAGCGCGTCAAGGCCGGGAAGCCCGTGCAGCTCTCCCCCTCCCCGGTCTTCAATGCGGCCAAGAGTGAGGCCACGCTCTACCTCTACGATGCCATAGGCGCGTGGTACGGAATTGACCCCCGCGAGTGGGTGCCCGCCTTCGCGGCCATCACCGCAAAAACCATCCATTTGCGCATCAACTCCCCAGGCGGCGCGGTGCTCGACGCCGAAGCCATGCGAGTGGCTATTGCGCAGCATCCCAGCAAAGTAATTGCCCACATTGACGGGCTCTGCGCATCCGCAGCAACGGGCCTGGCTATCGCGGCCAATGAGGTGGAAATGGCGTCCGGTGGCGCGTTCATGATTCACAACGCTTGGGGCATTTGCGCAGGCGGCGAACAGGAAATGCTCGATTACGCCGCCCTGCTCCGACAGACCACGGGCAACATCGTGGCGACCTATCAGCGCAGGACCGGGAAGCCCGCCGCGCAGATCCGCAAGTGGATGGACGCAGAGACATGGTTCACCGCCGAAGAGGCCAAGAGCCACGGATTCGTGGACCGGATCTTCACGCCCGGCCAGGCATCGAACGCAGCGGACCCGGGCAAGGCCAAGCGGGCGCGCGCCCTGGCCCTGGCTGAAATTTCCCTCAAACAAATTTAA
- a CDS encoding DNA recombination protein RmuC: MHEILLYGPIALPALTILLLLTIMLRTSKNTLLLGARLEAVEKSLERTERILHDEITRNRDETGRLLLEQRREVVAAFKELGGGLMHRVSDAGCAQSRQLDTLAQNFASFAASNLAQLDSLGQQSAASSKALREEILATLNGISETSTRTVGDLGQTQKKQLDAMVAAIASLSETNAAKLETVRSTVETKLHMLQTDNARQLETMRQTVDEKLQGTLEKRLGESFKQVSERLEQVHKGLGEMQSLATGVGDLKKVLTNVKTRGTWGEVQLGALLEQVLSAEQYAKNVATKGGAERVEFAIRLPGQDSEAPVLLPIDAKFPIEDYQRLLEAQDRGDVEALEIAGKQLETRVKACAKDIRDKYVSPPHTTDFGILFLPIEGLFAEVIRRPGLSESIQRDFRIVIAGPTTLWSILNSLQMGFRTLAIQKRSSEVWNLLGAVKTEWGKYGEILDAVQKKIHQASETIEKAKVRTRVIGRKLQSVQEMPIADSAVLLSLPVEIEEDEEVSATTN, translated from the coding sequence ATGCACGAAATTCTTCTCTACGGCCCCATCGCGCTCCCCGCTCTGACCATCCTCCTGCTGCTGACCATCATGCTGCGCACTTCAAAAAACACCCTGCTCCTTGGCGCGCGCCTGGAAGCGGTCGAAAAATCCCTGGAGAGGACCGAGCGGATTCTGCACGACGAGATCACCCGGAACCGGGATGAAACCGGACGCCTCCTGCTCGAACAACGTCGCGAGGTGGTCGCCGCATTCAAGGAGCTGGGCGGCGGCCTCATGCACAGGGTCTCCGACGCCGGCTGCGCGCAATCAAGACAGCTGGACACGCTCGCGCAGAATTTCGCATCCTTCGCAGCCTCCAACCTGGCTCAGCTGGACAGCCTCGGGCAGCAGTCCGCAGCCAGCTCCAAGGCTCTACGGGAGGAGATACTGGCCACCCTGAACGGCATTTCAGAAACTTCAACCAGGACCGTCGGCGACCTGGGTCAAACGCAGAAAAAGCAGCTCGACGCCATGGTCGCGGCCATCGCAAGCCTCTCTGAAACCAACGCCGCCAAGCTTGAAACGGTTCGCAGCACCGTGGAGACAAAGCTGCACATGCTCCAGACCGACAACGCCAGGCAGCTCGAAACCATGCGCCAGACCGTCGATGAAAAACTTCAGGGTACGTTGGAAAAACGGCTGGGCGAATCCTTCAAGCAGGTCAGTGAACGCCTCGAACAGGTCCACAAGGGCCTCGGGGAGATGCAGTCCCTGGCCACGGGCGTGGGCGATCTGAAAAAAGTCCTGACCAACGTGAAGACGCGCGGAACCTGGGGCGAGGTGCAACTCGGCGCCCTTTTGGAGCAAGTGCTCAGCGCCGAGCAGTATGCGAAAAACGTCGCCACGAAAGGAGGCGCGGAACGGGTGGAGTTCGCGATCCGGCTGCCGGGCCAGGACAGTGAGGCGCCCGTGCTGCTGCCCATCGACGCGAAATTTCCCATCGAGGACTACCAGCGCCTGCTCGAAGCACAGGATCGCGGCGACGTGGAAGCTTTGGAAATTGCCGGAAAACAGCTTGAGACACGGGTCAAGGCCTGCGCCAAGGACATCCGCGACAAATACGTAAGCCCGCCGCACACGACCGATTTCGGTATCCTGTTCCTGCCCATCGAGGGCCTTTTCGCGGAGGTCATCCGGAGGCCGGGCCTGAGCGAGAGCATTCAGCGCGATTTTCGGATCGTCATTGCCGGACCCACGACCCTGTGGTCCATCCTGAACAGCCTGCAGATGGGCTTTCGCACCCTGGCCATCCAGAAACGATCGAGCGAAGTCTGGAATCTGCTGGGAGCCGTCAAGACCGAGTGGGGCAAGTACGGAGAAATCCTGGATGCGGTGCAGAAAAAAATCCATCAGGCATCCGAGACCATCGAGAAGGCCAAGGTCAGAACGCGGGTCATCGGCCGCAAGCTGCAAAGCGTCCAGGAGATGCCCATTGCCGACTCAGCGGTCCTTCTTTCATTGCCTGTCGAGATTGAAGAAGACGAGGAAGTGTCCGCGACCACGAACTGA